A single Mucilaginibacter inviolabilis DNA region contains:
- the metG gene encoding methionine--tRNA ligase, translating into MSQLNKYKRFTITSALPYANGPLHIGHLAGAYIPGDIFVRYLRLKKKDVVYVCGSDEHGAAITIKAKKEGTTPQAIIDKYHEQIKDSFEQFGIAFDIYHRTSSPIHHELSQEFFLNLYEKDEFIEKVSEQYYDEDFDQFLADRYIIGTCPNCHNENAYGDQCEKCGTSLSPTDLINPVSTLSGKPPVLKPTKHWYLPLDKYQPWLEQWIDTKEGSWKVNVFGQCKSWLKQGLQPRSMTRDLDWGIDVPLADAKGKKLYVWMDAPIGYISATKQWAIDHNKDWKLYWKKQADEQDNACLIHFIGKDNIVFHCITFPSILHAHGEYILPQNVPANEFLNLEGDKLSTSRNHAVWLHEYLEELPNKQDELRYVLTSILPETSDSEFTWKDYQARINNELVAILGNFVNRVMILMHKFYEGKVEAETDRIELTDTALNAELGGYYDEIEKNLEAYRYRQALQAVMDVARLGNRYLTEKEPWKAIKTDPEGAKQALHNCLLLIGHLATCAQPFLPATAKKIIGMLNWPNEVIPYDQEIYFNNGHQLNPPSLLFEKIEDEVIERQLQKLQAKKEAAAPKSADVQPAKENINYETFTTMDIRTGTILTAEKIAKTKKLLKLTIDTGIDERTIVSGIAEYYEPEAIVGQKVSVLVNLEPREIKGILSQGMILMAEDSTGKLSFVAPADEFHNGSVIR; encoded by the coding sequence ATGTCACAACTCAACAAATACAAACGCTTCACTATAACATCTGCCTTGCCGTATGCTAATGGCCCGCTGCATATTGGTCACCTGGCCGGGGCATACATCCCGGGGGATATTTTTGTACGCTATCTGAGGCTCAAAAAAAAGGATGTAGTATACGTTTGCGGGTCTGATGAGCATGGCGCTGCCATTACCATTAAGGCTAAAAAAGAAGGCACTACGCCACAGGCTATTATAGATAAATACCACGAGCAGATAAAAGATAGCTTTGAGCAGTTTGGGATAGCTTTTGATATTTATCACCGTACTTCATCGCCTATACATCATGAGCTGTCGCAGGAGTTTTTCCTGAACCTGTATGAAAAGGATGAGTTTATTGAAAAAGTAAGCGAGCAGTACTACGACGAAGATTTTGACCAGTTTTTGGCCGACAGATATATCATTGGTACCTGCCCTAATTGCCATAATGAAAATGCCTACGGCGATCAGTGCGAAAAATGCGGGACTTCGCTAAGTCCGACAGATTTGATCAATCCAGTATCAACCCTAAGTGGCAAACCACCGGTTTTAAAGCCAACCAAGCACTGGTACCTGCCATTGGATAAATATCAGCCCTGGCTGGAGCAATGGATAGATACCAAAGAGGGCAGCTGGAAGGTAAACGTATTTGGACAATGTAAATCATGGCTTAAACAGGGCCTGCAACCACGCTCCATGACCCGCGACCTGGATTGGGGTATCGATGTGCCGCTGGCCGATGCCAAAGGCAAAAAATTATACGTTTGGATGGATGCGCCTATTGGTTATATATCGGCCACCAAACAATGGGCTATTGACCATAATAAAGACTGGAAGTTATACTGGAAAAAACAAGCCGACGAGCAGGACAATGCCTGCCTGATCCATTTTATTGGCAAGGATAATATCGTATTCCATTGTATTACTTTCCCCTCCATATTGCATGCACATGGCGAATATATTTTACCACAGAATGTGCCTGCCAACGAGTTCCTGAACCTGGAAGGGGATAAGCTCTCCACCTCACGCAACCACGCTGTTTGGCTGCACGAATACCTGGAAGAGTTACCCAACAAACAGGACGAGCTGCGTTATGTGCTTACCTCGATATTACCCGAAACCAGCGACAGCGAATTTACCTGGAAAGATTACCAGGCCCGCATCAATAACGAACTGGTAGCCATATTAGGCAACTTTGTAAACAGGGTGATGATCCTGATGCACAAGTTTTACGAAGGCAAGGTTGAAGCAGAGACCGATCGCATCGAGCTAACCGACACAGCCCTGAATGCGGAGTTAGGTGGATACTATGATGAGATAGAAAAGAACCTGGAGGCTTACCGCTATCGTCAGGCTTTGCAGGCTGTGATGGATGTGGCACGCCTGGGTAATCGTTACCTGACCGAAAAAGAGCCCTGGAAAGCCATTAAAACAGATCCTGAAGGAGCTAAGCAGGCCTTGCACAACTGCCTGTTGTTGATAGGACATCTGGCAACCTGCGCGCAACCATTTTTGCCGGCTACCGCTAAAAAAATCATCGGCATGCTGAACTGGCCAAATGAGGTTATTCCTTATGATCAGGAGATCTATTTTAACAATGGGCACCAGCTAAACCCACCTTCCTTGTTATTTGAAAAAATTGAGGATGAGGTGATTGAGCGTCAGTTACAAAAATTGCAGGCTAAAAAAGAAGCTGCTGCACCAAAATCGGCCGATGTACAGCCCGCGAAAGAAAACATCAATTACGAAACATTTACCACGATGGATATCCGCACGGGTACCATTTTAACGGCCGAAAAGATAGCCAAAACCAAAAAACTGCTTAAATTGACCATCGATACCGGTATTGACGAGCGAACCATCGTATCAGGCATAGCAGAATATTATGAACCAGAAGCCATTGTGGGCCAAAAGGTGAGTGTGCTGGTAAACCTGGAACCCCGCGAAATCAAAGGGATACTGTCGCAAGGCATGATCCTGATGGCCGAAGACAGTACAGGCAAGCTAAGCTTTGTAGCCCCGGCTGATGAATTCCATAACGGATCGGTTATCAGGTAA
- a CDS encoding S66 peptidase family protein, with amino-acid sequence MDKPVNAVSSGLLPPYLKKGDKIAITCPAKKLPRPMNDAVALLQSWGLEVVLGDTVSASYHQFAGDDDLRAHDLQRFINDDSIKAIIAARGGYGTIRMIDKVDFSHFAQNPKWLIGFSDITVLHTHLFANYGAQTIHGQMPVNIPDASKHSLDTLRMALFGETLNYNYHAHGLNRSGEGSGILVGGNLSLLISVSGSVSDIDYSGKILFIEDVGEYLYSVDRMLRNLKRAGKLAQLAGLVVGGFTDMKDNDIPFGQTVPEIVMDIVREYDYPVCFDFPAGHIPDNCSLIFGKEARLAVHGQEVSLKFV; translated from the coding sequence ATGGATAAACCAGTCAATGCCGTTTCTTCCGGACTCCTTCCACCTTATTTGAAAAAAGGCGATAAGATAGCGATCACTTGTCCGGCCAAGAAATTGCCCCGGCCTATGAATGATGCTGTAGCCCTGTTGCAATCATGGGGGCTGGAAGTGGTTTTAGGCGATACTGTAAGCGCCTCTTATCACCAGTTTGCCGGCGACGATGACCTCCGCGCCCATGATCTGCAACGTTTTATTAACGATGACAGCATCAAGGCCATCATAGCCGCACGTGGCGGTTATGGTACCATCCGGATGATCGATAAAGTTGATTTTAGCCATTTTGCTCAAAATCCCAAATGGCTCATCGGCTTTAGCGATATTACCGTGTTGCATACCCATCTGTTTGCCAACTACGGAGCTCAAACCATACATGGACAAATGCCGGTTAATATTCCCGATGCGTCTAAACATTCGCTGGATACACTGCGCATGGCCCTGTTTGGCGAAACTTTAAACTATAACTATCATGCCCACGGCTTAAACCGCAGCGGCGAAGGTTCGGGCATCTTGGTGGGCGGTAATTTATCTTTGCTGATAAGTGTATCCGGCTCGGTATCCGACATCGACTATAGCGGCAAAATATTATTTATAGAGGATGTAGGTGAATATCTTTACTCGGTTGACCGGATGCTGCGCAACCTGAAACGAGCAGGCAAACTTGCCCAACTCGCGGGCCTCGTTGTAGGCGGCTTTACCGATATGAAGGATAACGACATCCCTTTTGGCCAAACTGTACCCGAAATTGTAATGGACATTGTACGGGAGTATGATTACCCCGTATGTTTTGATTTCCCGGCCGGGCACATCCCAGATAATTGCAGTTTAATATTTGGTAAAGAAGCTCGGTTAGCTGTACATGGGCAGGAAGTAAGCTTAAAGTTTGTTTGA
- a CDS encoding DoxX family protein, producing MAILSNLSNYKNFGLLIVRLGLGITFIFYGYPMLMGGVSGWKDLGHSTRYIGIHFWPLVWGFLAAATEAFGGFLLIIGFAFRPVCILMVLTLIVAAATHLGKGEGLMGASHAIEDAIIFAGLLFVGPGKYSVDKK from the coding sequence ATGGCGATACTGAGCAATTTAAGCAATTACAAAAATTTTGGTCTTTTGATTGTCCGCCTGGGGCTGGGCATCACTTTTATTTTTTATGGCTATCCTATGCTGATGGGTGGCGTAAGCGGCTGGAAAGATCTTGGTCATTCTACCAGATACATCGGCATACATTTTTGGCCCTTAGTATGGGGGTTTCTGGCGGCCGCTACCGAAGCTTTCGGCGGCTTTTTGCTCATCATTGGTTTTGCTTTTCGCCCGGTATGTATATTGATGGTATTAACGCTTATTGTAGCCGCAGCTACCCACCTGGGTAAAGGCGAAGGATTGATGGGCGCCTCGCACGCTATAGAGGATGCCATCATATTCGCAGGGCTTTTATTTGTTGGCCCGGGTAAATACAGTGTGGATAAGAAATAA